TTAGAGCGGGCATGTTTGGGGAAGTTACTCCGCAGGAAAGTCCAGTATTGCTCCCCGCGGAGACCGCATCAAATAATGCTTGAAAGGGAGGATAGCCGCAATAAATGCCCACTAAGGCACCAAAAATGTATGAAAGGACATATAAGAGGGTGATTAAAACCGCTGAACGTATAATTCTCTCATCCAATACTATCTCCTTGATGTGATGAATCCGCTCCACCACCAAAGCGGATTCTGGAAGGATAACTCTTTTAATGTCTTGAACTAATGCTTTGAATACGATGCCTACCCTCAAACCCTTTATGCCTCCCGCAGTTGAACAGGTGCTTGCGCCAATGGCCATTGCGAGGCAGGTAGCCAACATGGCCGGTGGACCCCATTGCTCGATGAATTGCCTGCCATAAATGGTTTGATTGCCCGTGGTCGTATGTCCGGAGACCAAAATATAAAAACCTTTCCTGAAAATTTCAATGGCATCTGAATATATGCCCGTCTTCATCAGACCAGCTGTGACCAAAACGAAGAGGACTATTAGCGTGGTAGAGAATGAAAGTAGCTCGATGTTCCGATAGATCTCCCTCCGATTGCCCGTCCAAATTGCATAGTGAACGGCGAAATTAAAAGAGCCCATCACGAAGATGATCAGAGTCAATATCTCTATAAGCAAGCTATGGTAGTAAAGGAGATTTTGAGACTGTGGTGCAAAACCTCCCGTGCTCCAGGCTCCCATGAACAACCAGATGCCATGAAGAAAAGCTCTGGGCATCGGTATCCCTTCGCACATCGCCGCAATCCAAAGAACCAATGAGCCCAGAAAAAGATAGGTCAAACTTATGAACCAAATGGCTCGAGCGGTGTTAATGACATTGGGTAAGAGTTGTTCCTCCTTAGCCTCTCCCACATACATTTTGACTAAACCTGTGCCCCGGACCAAGAAGGTCAGAGCGATCACTATAATTCCCTGACCGCCGACGTAAGTGAGTAAGTGTCTCCATGTATTCAAGGCATAAGAGATGTGGTCCAAATCCTGTAGCAAATATAAACCAGTAGTTGTACACCCGCTCATGATGTCGAAGCAGGCATCGAGGTAGCTTCCAAAGTGTCCGCTTAGGAAATGGGGTAAAGCTCCCACAACCATAGCGATTATCCACGAAACCGAGGCCACCACCATTCCATGCATCCAAGACATGATGGCTTCGTGTCGGCAACAAATGACCAATAAATATCCCACGAGAAAACAAGCGGTCGCCCCCACGATAAAGTCTATGCAAGCGTTCCACTCCCGATACAGCAACCCCACAACCAAGGGAATGAACATCAAAAGCCCAACGGTGATTATAACCTTACCAATGTAATAACCAATGATCTTAAAATCGGATTTTCTGGGACGCAGTAGCATTTATCCTCCCAATCACTTTCCCTTAACCGCGGAGCCAATTCATTTCCTTCTCAACTCGGCAAAATATGGATAAAAGATATCCGACTATGAAACAGGATGCTGCACCGATAACGAAGATGACGGCTATATTCCATTCTCGACAGAGGAGGGAAACGACGAGGGGAATGAATTTGGCCATGCCCACACCCAGCACCAATCTTCCAGTATAAAAACCAATGATCTTGAAGTCCAAAAGCGTGGGGCGAAGTAGCACTAGAGACACCTCAAGAAGAGCCAGCCCACGACGTAGGCAATTAACATTATGGTCAGAACGAAGAAGATTTCTATTCCTACGCCCACGACGTAACCAAGATAGCGCCTTGTCTTCTCCCTCATAATTCGCACCGCCTGCTTCAACGTCTACTTGGCTGGGCCTTTCCGAGGAGGGTATTTCTGAAATTTTCTTCCTTATCCACAGAGGTCAGGGCGATAACACCATCGCCGCTTTGCAGCACAGTGCTACCCCTGGGGATGATTATCTCATCGCCTCTCACGATGGAGACGAGGACACAGTCCTTGGGAAATCCGAGTTCAGAGACCTTCTTGCCTGCCACAGGGCTATCTTGGGAAAGATCCAGTTCCACCAGCGCGAGTCTTCCTTTCTTGAGCGCTTGCAGGGTAATGATATCCCCAATGGTGGCTTCCTCCTCGATGAGCTTGGCGATGACCGTGGTGCTCGATATGGCCTCTATTCCCAAGGTGAGGAAGATATTTTCGTTCCTGGGATCGTTAACCCTAGCCACAACCCTGGGAACATTGAAGGTCTCCTTGGCGAGCTGACACATAACCAGGTTATCATCGTCATCCCCGGTGACGGCGGCTAGGACATCCGCCCTGTCCACTCCCGCTTCTTCAAGGTATCTGATATCGCAGGCATCTCCCTTTATCACCAAAACATTGGGAGATTCTTCAGCAATTCTTTCGCATTTCTCCCGACTTTTCTCAACCATCACCACCGTGTGACCCTTTAAAGATAAAGTCTTCGCTAAAGCCGCTCCGACTTTGCCCCCACCACCGATGATTATGTACATTTCTCCCACTTCCTTTCAATCGAACTTAAGATCGTAAGATTCCCTGATCTTCTCAAGGGCAGCGGATTTGACCACGCCTATAATGGTATCCTCCTCCTCAATTTTACTATCTGGTGTGGGGATTAGAACCCGCTTATCCCTCAAGATGGAAACGAGGCGAAACTCTCCTAACAGTTCAATTTCGGAGGCTTTTCGCCCAATGATCGTTTTAGAAGCGGGAAATTCTACGATCTCCGCTCCATCTTCTCCTAGACTGAAATGTGGAACGAAGTATTGCCCAAGGATTTTATCGTGGATGAATCGAGCTACCATGGTGGTCCCACAAACAGTTTCCAGACCGAGTCTATGATAAGTGTGCTCCCTATCGGGATAATAAACCCTGGATACCACTCGAGGAACCTTAAATACATATTTTGCCACCTGACCCGCCATAATATTGGCATTGTCCAGGTCCGTGACCGCAGCAAAGGCATCGGCTTTATCTATGCCCGCCCTCTTCAAAGCCTCCTGATCAAAACCATTTCCAACCAAGGTAAGACCATTAAATCCGGAACCCAAACGTTTAAAGGAATCGGACCTTCTATCGATCACCACGACGTCGTGGCCCTCATCGGCCAACATCATTGCCAGCTGTGCTCCCACGCGTCCGCAACCCACCACTATCACATACATCTGCTATCGCCTCCCGGAAATACCACAAGAATTAATTAGAAGCAAA
This genomic stretch from Actinomycetota bacterium harbors:
- a CDS encoding TrkA family potassium uptake protein, whose protein sequence is MYVIVVGCGRVGAQLAMMLADEGHDVVVIDRRSDSFKRLGSGFNGLTLVGNGFDQEALKRAGIDKADAFAAVTDLDNANIMAGQVAKYVFKVPRVVSRVYYPDREHTYHRLGLETVCGTTMVARFIHDKILGQYFVPHFSLGEDGAEIVEFPASKTIIGRKASEIELLGEFRLVSILRDKRVLIPTPDSKIEEEDTIIGVVKSAALEKIRESYDLKFD
- a CDS encoding TrkA family potassium uptake protein translates to MYIIIGGGGKVGAALAKTLSLKGHTVVMVEKSREKCERIAEESPNVLVIKGDACDIRYLEEAGVDRADVLAAVTGDDDDNLVMCQLAKETFNVPRVVARVNDPRNENIFLTLGIEAISSTTVIAKLIEEEATIGDIITLQALKKGRLALVELDLSQDSPVAGKKVSELGFPKDCVLVSIVRGDEIIIPRGSTVLQSGDGVIALTSVDKEENFRNTLLGKAQPSRR
- a CDS encoding TrkH family potassium uptake protein produces the protein MLLRPRKSDFKIIGYYIGKVIITVGLLMFIPLVVGLLYREWNACIDFIVGATACFLVGYLLVICCRHEAIMSWMHGMVVASVSWIIAMVVGALPHFLSGHFGSYLDACFDIMSGCTTTGLYLLQDLDHISYALNTWRHLLTYVGGQGIIVIALTFLVRGTGLVKMYVGEAKEEQLLPNVINTARAIWFISLTYLFLGSLVLWIAAMCEGIPMPRAFLHGIWLFMGAWSTGGFAPQSQNLLYYHSLLIEILTLIIFVMGSFNFAVHYAIWTGNRREIYRNIELLSFSTTLIVLFVLVTAGLMKTGIYSDAIEIFRKGFYILVSGHTTTGNQTIYGRQFIEQWGPPAMLATCLAMAIGASTCSTAGGIKGLRVGIVFKALVQDIKRVILPESALVVERIHHIKEIVLDERIIRSAVLITLLYVLSYIFGALVGIYCGYPPFQALFDAVSAGSNTGLSCGVTSPNMPALMKVTYIFQMWAGRMEFVSVFALIGFIVSVVRGK